A section of the Arcobacter roscoffensis genome encodes:
- a CDS encoding transglycosylase SLT domain-containing protein, which yields MGCQSLSAALYDTRYDRDIKKSVKRYWSDFPKYRYWKAQLYQESRLKKNAISPVGAMGLAQFMPATKKQIWRELGYEKSISAFSTYHSIFAGAYYMRKLRNQWKWKRPILDRHYLGAASYNAGLGNILKAQKACNNARLYEDIIRCLPKITGHHSKETITYVKRIERWYQRLLRR from the coding sequence TTGGGGTGTCAATCCTTATCAGCAGCATTATATGATACAAGGTATGATAGAGATATAAAAAAATCTGTCAAAAGATATTGGTCTGACTTTCCAAAGTACAGATATTGGAAAGCTCAGTTATATCAGGAGAGCAGACTTAAGAAAAATGCTATATCTCCTGTAGGTGCTATGGGTCTAGCTCAGTTCATGCCAGCTACAAAAAAGCAAATATGGCGTGAGCTAGGATATGAAAAGAGTATAAGTGCTTTTAGTACTTATCACTCTATCTTTGCAGGCGCATATTATATGCGAAAGCTTAGAAATCAATGGAAATGGAAAAGGCCAATACTTGATAGGCACTATCTAGGTGCTGCTAGTTATAACGCAGGTTTGGGGAATATCCTCAAAGCTCAAAAAGCTTGTAATAACGCAAGATTGTATGAAGATATTATTAGGTGTTTACCAAAGATTACTGGGCATCACTCAAAAGAAACAATAACATATGTAAAGAGGATAGAAAGATGGTATCAGCGATTGTTAAGAAGATAA